The Bacillota bacterium sequence CGTAGCCAAAGGCGGGGTGGAAACAGCACATCCGCACCAGGCCTCCCGCCTCTCCCACCGAGCCCACCACTGCCTCCTTCTGAACGGAGGCCAGATCACCGAAGGGCTTACCGAAGGCGTGGCGTGCCGCCAGTTCGCGGGCGGTCCATTCCGCCCAGTAAGTCTTGCCGGTGCCCGGCGGCCCGTAGAGGATCACCTGCCCCTTGCGTTCCAGGATGTCCTGGATGCGCCTGGGAATGCCCGTCAGTGCGTCGAGGCGAGGTGGCGGAGGCTGGGCCCGGGATAGCCTTTCTATCTGCACGAGTGCCCGGTAGTCCCTTATCTCCGAGAGCAGGGCTGTCTCACCCATGGGCGCCAATCCCAGGGTGCTCAGATTCACCTGCCGCAGGCCGTCCCCTTCGGCGAGCCACTCCACGGGCACGCGATGGGGGAAATCCGGCTCCTCGCTGAACATGTAGGCACCCGCCACCCGACCGATGCCGAGTACGTTCTGGCCGCGGACCACGACAACGATGTCCCGCTCGGAAACTCGGGTCACGAACCAGTTCATCTGCCTCGCCAGAGTCAGCGCCTCCTGCGCCAGGGACGGATACGCAGTCGAGATCTTCCCCGCCAGGTTGTTGATGCTCTCTTGCCTCGGGGCCAGCCAGGATAGGTCACCGAGCGCAGGAAAGCCCAGCGCCATGACCTGGCGGTCTCGCATCACATCCCACGGCGGCGCGTGCGGTCCGAGATTGAACCCCCAGTAGCGGTGGGGGCTCCCGAAGTGCCCCTTCAGTACCGCGGTCAGGTCACTCATGGGCCAGCCGAAATCGGTCGCCAGGCGCACGTAACGCCCAGCAGCCACGTACCGCCCTCGGTGGTGTGGAGGCTCCTGCAGCAGCTTCACCAGGTAAAACCTTTGCCAGAGTTCGCTGTGAAAGTGGTCGAGCTTGTCCGGGTACAGGAGGCTCAGGTACTTGTGCCCCCAGGCGGTGTCGCTCACATCAGGTGCCACCTCGTCCAGGCGGTGCTGAAGTGCGAGGTATTGTTCGTCTGAGGCGCCCGGGGGGAGTTCCGCCAGGGCACGGCTCGCCTGGATCAACTGATCCCTGTGCCGGCGGGCGATGACGATGGCTTCTTCCACTGTGATGGACTTCGGATGTTGGGGAGTCCCCGTGATCCACGCGCCGGTTTCCTTCTGGCGGTAAATCTTGTAGTTGAAGGCACTTCCGCCCCCGATGCCACCGAAATAATCGGTGCGGAATTCGTCGTCGTTCTTGGACTCCAGCCAGTACACTAAGCTATCGTGGTTGGAGTGGTGGTGCATGGTTTCCAGCAACGCTTCCCCATCGAGCCCGGCCAACACCTCGGGACCAAACCGCTCCCGAAACCTTGCCTGGTTCTCGCGGATCACCTGCTCACCGACCAACTTGCCCTCGGAAGCAAGCTTGTTGTACACGGAGACCAACTGGTCCCTGACAGCTTCGGGTACTGGCAGCGACATCGTTTCCCCTCCAGCTTTGAGTTAAAATGGCGCTACCTACCTGCCCAATTCTACACCCTGGTCGTGTGCGCCTGCCCTCCTTTCACCCGTATTGGCCGCACCCTTTACTGCCGCTGAGCCGAGGGACTCCACGACTTACATGTAGCTCATCACCCAGAGGCAACGCTCTCTCGGGCCGATCATTCCTCCCGTGCTGGCTCTTTGGGTTGAGTATTGGGGCTCGCCCACATGGAGGTCGCAGACTACCGCCCGCAGTGGCTGGTCCGCCACAGGTGGCAGAGTAGGAAAAGTATCCCTCCATGTCGTACTACCGAACGAGCTACCGCGTGTGCGAATTGGTGGTAGCGAATGCGGTGGCTCATCTCGCTTGGTTAACCAATTGCTTACAATTCCGATTGGGTCAGCGAAGGGAAGCAGGTTGTGTCTGTAATGCATACGGAGCGGGGTATCCGCCGCCGGGCCAGGTGATCAAACAGGGCAGGGAGTGGCAGGTGATGCATCTCTCGGCGCGGCTGACGTGGCATGACGGCGGGTGGGACGGGAGGATCTGCAGGAACCCTACCGGGAACGTCTGGTGCCTGATGCACGAGCACATCCGCTCCTCGCGGGATGATGAGCGGGAAGAGGCGCACAAGGGAAAGCTGCTCGCGGATATTCGGGACTGGGGTCCGCCGTGCGGACGGGACCCCGGCGCGTTCTCGCCGGTGGGATACCGTATCACGCACCGTGATCCCCTCGACTGGCGCGGCTTGCCACCTGCGGAAGAAGAGATCCCGCCGTATTCCTGGTGCGCCTCCCCGTACGGTCGTATGTTCTCTTCCGACCCGGAGGCGACGTGGGAAAGCGATCCGGTAGAGCAGGAGCGGCGGCTCCGGGAGTTCTGGGCCAGTGTCAAACCGGGGCGTTCCCTGGTGTTCTTCTACCTTAACCACGCCAACCCACTGCAGGACGAAAGCGGTACCCGCCTCCTGGTCGGGATCGGGCGGGTCAAGGAGATAGGGCTGCTCCAGTACTTCGGCCAGAGCCCGAAGTACCCGGGGAAGAAGTTCCCGGTATGGTCCCGTCGCGTCACGCACGACTATCCGCGCCAGGGGTTCCGCCTGCCCTATCAGGAGTACGTGCAGCTCGGCCTGGACCCCAGCGGCATCCTGTGCCCGATTCCGTCGTCGGCGATCCCGGCCTTCTCCTATGTGACCGAGCACGTGACGGACGACGTTGCCATCGCCGTCATCGAGCGTGCCATCCAGTCCCTGCAGGCCGTGATCAGCGAGGGCAGAGTCCCCGGGAACTGGGGTGAGGCCCTGGCATGGCTTAACGATGTGCTGGCCGAATGCTGGACCGGCCGGGGCCGCTATCCGGGGATAGGGGCCGTGCTGGATCACCTGGGGTTCGGTCAGGGCGCGGTCTTCCACTACAGGGTGCTCGCTCCCATGGCGGAGAGGGGCGATGACCCGCTCGCCTACGTGATCGCCCTGCTCGAGGGCCGCGAGGAACTCACGGACCCTTCCTACGCCGGCGGTCTCAGGGCGGCCGCGCAAAT is a genomic window containing:
- a CDS encoding AAA family ATPase; amino-acid sequence: MSLPVPEAVRDQLVSVYNKLASEGKLVGEQVIRENQARFRERFGPEVLAGLDGEALLETMHHHSNHDSLVYWLESKNDDEFRTDYFGGIGGGSAFNYKIYRQKETGAWITGTPQHPKSITVEEAIVIARRHRDQLIQASRALAELPPGASDEQYLALQHRLDEVAPDVSDTAWGHKYLSLLYPDKLDHFHSELWQRFYLVKLLQEPPHHRGRYVAAGRYVRLATDFGWPMSDLTAVLKGHFGSPHRYWGFNLGPHAPPWDVMRDRQVMALGFPALGDLSWLAPRQESINNLAGKISTAYPSLAQEALTLARQMNWFVTRVSERDIVVVVRGQNVLGIGRVAGAYMFSEEPDFPHRVPVEWLAEGDGLRQVNLSTLGLAPMGETALLSEIRDYRALVQIERLSRAQPPPPRLDALTGIPRRIQDILERKGQVILYGPPGTGKTYWAEWTARELAARHAFGKPFGDLASVQKEAVVGSVGEAGGLVRMCCFHPAFGYEDFIEGYRPQNIEGQLSFTLQEGIFKRLCRDAAARPDRNFYLIIDEINRGDIPRIFGELLTVLEKSRRNQPILLPLSGEILRVPENVYIIGTMNTADRSIALLDTALRRRFGFVELMPDPGVLADAVVEGIPLGRWLEAVNERICEYIGRDARNLQIGHSYLLHRGRPVTTFEQLVRVLRDDILPLLQEYCYEDYATLENILGNRLVDLPRQRFREELFDPNRKEELLEALRAIAPDIITSPEAIRAEAEAAEEEES